AACTCAACCTCTAATTTGTTTCGCAAAGATGATGCAGCAATTGTGATCCAGTCAGCATTAAGAAGCTTTCTGGTCAATTCACACAGTCAGCCTTACACATTCTTTGCGTAGTTAATTTGTAACTCATATTATCACAACAATGTTACCATTGTAAAAAGGCGCATTGCTACAGTTTATATTCAATGTTGCTAGAACTGAAGGGGTGAATTTGCATTTCTGAATTTATGTTTAATGTCTTTTCAGGCTCGGAGGCGCCAGGAAGGACTCAGCTTGATGGAATGTAAGGAAGAGTTCGCTGTAGGAGGCGAGTCTGTTGGAACATCTATAGAAGTTCAAACTGGAAACTCAACAGGTCACTCCTTTCAAGAGGAAAATGAGAGTTTGCCTCAACGAGTGCAACACAAAGGCAGACCTCGAGTACTGAAGCTGAAGGTAAACTAACAAATAGTGTAGTTCTCTTGGTAATCAGATACATTAATAATAATGATTAGTTAAAGGCAGCAAATAGAATTAATGATTAGTTAGCAATTGGCAGTCTAACTTAGAAACTAGAATTGCAGACATGCCACCTGAATCAAATAATGAACCAACCACCGTTCCCAATTGAGTAGCTTGACCATTCTATTTTATCCGAGATTACTCAATACTGCCATCTTGCAGGAGGACTGGGATGATAGCACCGTAAGCAGCAATATATCAAAGCTGAGAATGCAGAACAGATTAGAAGCAACAACAAGGCGTGAAAGAGCATTAGCCTATGCCTTCTCGCAACAGGTAAATTGTCAAAATATATGactaaataaaatataaataatttgtGACAAAAAGAATCATATCAAGTTCATAAATCATAACTGGTGTTTGATCTTTTAGCTGAGAGTCTGTTCTAAGAAGAAACACACTAGATCTGAATCAAATGTGGAATCTAACATGGGCTGGAATTGGCTCGAACGTTGGATGGCAACCCGCCAGCAAGAAAATTGCTTAACAGAATATGATCCACCTAACAGAAACCAAAAATCAGCTACAAGAAAGAGGCTGTTATTTGATGCAGCGGGAGAAGAGGAAAGTTGTGGATCAAACGAAGTATCTATACAACTTGATAATAATTCTGTCTCAGCATTCtcaaaagaaaaggaagattACACAAAGCCCCTCCAGGATACACTAAAGCCAACAAGTGTTTCAAGATGCAAGACTTTGCCAAGCTACCACTATGCAAAGGAGACTGTTAATCTAGATGCTCAAATAAATATCACAAAGGACAAGGTTAAGGTAGATTCTCAAACAAATAACTAAAATACTAGATCAGCATTCAGCAGCATTTACATAACTATGTCATCTGATACAGGTCTTCAAGAAATATTCTGAGCCTTCGGATTAATGAGAGAAGCAGAATGTAAAGATGCTACCACTAAAGCATCGCCAGAGCTCTGAGATTTCACATAACTACTCCAAGTATTTCAGTAGCAGAATGTGCGTATGATTTGCATAATAGTGTTGTGGCTTCTTACTAAATGTAAGTCGAGGTCGACTTGGTGTAATAGGGTCATACCTTTCTAGAATATGTAGTGTTTTGTTATCTGCCTACATGTACAGGCTATAACTTTCAAGGGAAAATAAGTTAAGAGTGCTACATTGGATGTTTTATTTTAGCACTGGATAGAGAACTGAGATGTGTAAACCAAGCATGACACACCAGAGTAGAATCTTAATATGGATAGAGAACTGAGATGTGTATACCAGAAGGCCTTTATATCAGGAAGAAACTACAAACCGTCAAAAAAAGACTCAGAATAGTTCTTATAAAGTAAAATTTGCCAAGATTATAACACATTAACAATTGCAAAATAAGTGTCAAAGATTGCAATCCAGAAAATTAAATCCGCTCACTCTGGCTACCTACCAATGTTTCAGTATAGACATAAAATACCTAGCAACTC
The sequence above is drawn from the Apium graveolens cultivar Ventura chromosome 2, ASM990537v1, whole genome shotgun sequence genome and encodes:
- the LOC141706655 gene encoding protein IQ-DOMAIN 33-like; its protein translation is MGITGELVRSVFSKSKSIRTHETNVRSNLERKRWKSSVRSYLCGDEFNSVLAEEDSASVRSSKVTLSTEPEFSSTCVDDPVSSVWSSEATVTQPMPEDLVEKTDAESKQKDVDIQEEKQNSTSNLFRKDDAAIVIQSALRSFLARRRQEGLSLMECKEEFAVGGESVGTSIEVQTGNSTGHSFQEENESLPQRVQHKGRPRVLKLKEDWDDSTVSSNISKLRMQNRLEATTRRERALAYAFSQQLRVCSKKKHTRSESNVESNMGWNWLERWMATRQQENCLTEYDPPNRNQKSATRKRLLFDAAGEEESCGSNEVSIQLDNNSVSAFSKEKEDYTKPLQDTLKPTSVSRCKTLPSYHYAKETVNLDAQINITKDKVKVFKKYSEPSD